The DNA region GAGGTGGATAGGCACACGGGCGCAGCTGAGATCCAGCTGCGCCCGGTCGCCTTTCCTGTCCGCCGTTCAAGGACCGAACCAAAGCTGGAGAGGATGAAATAGTGGAAGTCAGCGGTCGAACAGGTCTTGCCACTGCTTCTCGCCAATCAGACAATCGGTCGTTGGCTCGACGCCAGCAACTTTCCGTACCGTGGCCGGCGGGGTAAAGCCGCTGATCTCCATGACCAGCTTACGGCGCACGGCAACGGCAAAATCCTCGATCTTGTGCACCGGCAGCACGAAGGAGCCGGGCCCACCGATCACGCAATCTGCATAATACTCGTCGAGCCGGCTCTCAGATGGCCTCAGCATAATCGCGAGGCCGTTGATGACGACGCCTGCTTTCATCGCCTTGTCTCGGCTGGGCGTGACCGGGTCGCCGGAATTGTTTGGGCCGTCCCCGGAAACATCGATCACCTCCCGCACGCCGCTATAGGGGCTGGAGGCGATCATCATCGTGCCTTGGGCGATGGCGGTGGAGATCGACGTGCGGCGCTGCGTGTTGATCGGCCGTGCTTCAAGCTTGCCGGCGAAATCGACCGCATCCTGCTGCGTCTCGATTACCTCCCAATCGATCACGGAACCAGGCACCACATAGCCTGCCCATTCGAAATAGCTTATGGCGACGCGGCCGGTGGGACCGTTCTTTACCGCGTCGATGAATTCCTTGTGCTTGAGCGCTTCGACATAACCCTCACGCTGGATGCGAATTTCCTCATAGTCCATGGACCGGGAGGTATCGACCGCGAGGACGAGCTCAACATCGACCTCGCCTCCTGCCGCTTGCGCCATCGTCGCAGCGGCGCCAGAGAGGCTCATGAGCACAGCGAGTGTCGTAAGCATCGGCAACCCAATCACTGTGTTAGTCAAATAATAAGAAAACTGTAACACAGCTTGGTCCGGGAGTGACCTTCCGCCGCGCGCATCCTTTCAACTTTCAGTGATAGAGAGAACCGCCGCGATGGGCAGAATAGCTTGTCAGTTCGCCCTCAACCTGATTTCCCACCCTCAGCCCGCAGGGCGCACGCCGAGCAACTCCTCCACCTGCATGGCGAGCCGATCAGGATCGGAACCCACCGTGCGAAGACGGAGCTCAGGATTCTCCGGCGGCTCGTAGGGGGAGCTGATTCCAGTGAAGTTTTTGATCTCGCCGGTGATCGCGCGCTTATAGAGCCCCTTCGGATCGCGCCTGGCGCATTCCTCTATCGGTGTGTCGATGAATACTTCGAAGAAGTCGCCTTTTTCCATCATCGCGCGTGCGAGCTGGCGCTCGGCGCGAAAAGGCGAGATGAAGGAGACGAGCACAATTAATCCGGCATCGGCCATCAGCTTGGCCACTTCCGCAACGCGCCGGATGTTTTCGACGCGGTCTTCAGTGGTGAAGCCAAGATCGCGGTTGAGGCCATGGCGAATATTGTCGCCATCCAGCACGTAGGTGTAACGGCCTTTAGCGTGGAGCAGCTTCTCGAGACTATTTGCAACAGTCGACTTGCCTGAGCCTGAAAGCCCGGTGAACCATACGACCGCAGGCCGCTGGTTCATCAGGACGGCACGCGACCCGCGATTGATCTCAAGAGCCTGCCAGCGAATATTTTCCGCTCGACACATATTGGCATCGATGGTCCGATTGGTCATCCGGTCGATCAGAATGAAATTGCCGGTGATGCGATTGCCGCGATGGCTGTCGAAGGCGATTGGCGGGTCACGGGCGCTCCTATGCGACGGTGCGAGGCGGGCCTTGCGGCCCGCACACGGACAACCTTGTTACGATCCGGTACTAGGCTCGACCGGCTCCCAGATGCTTATTCTGCGGGTCTCGGGCATCAGGAAGAGGGCGAGCAGGAAGCATACGGCAGGAACCGCGATCGGGTAGATCAGCGCGTAGCCGATGCTGCCGGTGGCCGCGAACGCCGCCGAGGTGATGAACGGCACCAATCCGCCGCCCCAGCCATTGCCGATGTGATACGGCACCGATACCGACGTGTACCGGATCCTGCCGGGGAAGTATTCCGCCAGGAACGCTCCGACCGGGCCATATACCATCCCGACATAGCAAACGAGGATGAAGATGATGAAGATCGCGGCCGGGAAGTTGATGTTGTCAGGCTGCGTGACTGTTCCCAGCCACAAATACAGCGGATAGTACGTGATCGCGGCGAGCAGCATGCCTCCGAGAATCACTGGCTTGCGGCCGACAATGTCTGACAGCCAGCCAAAAAAGATCAGACTCGGCGTTGCAATGAGCAGCGCAGCTCCCACGATGTAGGACGAGGTCAGCGAGTCCACCTTGGAAACCTGCTGCAGGAAGTACAAAGCCCAAAACTGGCCGCTGTACCAGACCACTCCTTGCCCGATCAGCACGATGGTCGCGATCCCGACGTATTGGATGTTGGCACTGAGGAAGGCTTCCTTCCAGGGATTTCGGGTCATCTGTCCCTTAGCCTTGATCTCCTGGAAGATCGGTGTCTCCCGGAGCTGAAGCCGGATATAGATTGCAATGGCTACCAGCAGGAAGGATACCAGGAACGGAATGCGCCACGCCCATTCGTCGAAGACCTCATTGCCGAAATACGTGCGCGTCGCGATGATCACGGCCAGCGACACCACGATCCCGAGAGTTGGAGAGGTCTGAAGCCAACCTGTGTAGTAGCCGCGGCGTTCGTCGGGGACATGCTCGGCGACGTAGGTGATGGCCCCGCCATACTCGCCGCCCAGGCACAAGCCCTGGACCATCCGCAGGCCGAAGAGGAGGAATGCGGCGGTCAGCCCGATCGCCTGATAGCTCGGTATCAAGCCGATGGCGCCTGTGCCCAACCCCATGCCGCTGAGCGTGATGAGGAACGTGTATTTGCGGCCGACCCGGTCGCCCATCCAGCCGAAGAGGAACGCCCCCAAGGGACGGATCAGGAATCCTGCGGTGAACAGCGCAATCGTACTCAGCAGAGCTGCAACCGGGTTGGATTGCTCAAAGAACTTCACCGAAAGCACGGCGGCCAAGCTTCCGAAGATATAGAAGTCATACCATTCGATGATGTTTCCTACCGACGCGGCAACGATCACACGGCGGAAATCCTTTGGGACTTGAGTGGGCATGTTTTCGTCCTCCCATTCAACATCGCCCCCCAATTTTCGTACTTTAGCACGAAAATAGCCTGAAGCCGAGCGGACCTACTCTTCAGTCACCGCCGCAAGGTACCGGCGAATGACCAACGTCAGTTCGCCGGTTCGACTGGCGTCTCGGTGACGATCGTCACGGTTGTCGTTTCCGTGGCTGCCGGCTCCTCAACGGTATCCACGATCTCCGGCTCGGGGAGCGTTTCGCGAATCTCATCGATCTTGCCGACGGCCGGCCCCACGCCAAGGATTTCCTTTGCTTCTGCAAGGGCATCGTCGCTCACGACCCCTCCCTTCGTGAAGCCCGCAAGAGCCTCGCGCAGCGCCTCATCGCTCAGTTCGGGATCCGTCGGAAGCACATCCGGCCCGCTTACCTTTTCGAATTCCGCATATGCCATCACATAGTCGGCAACAGGGGCCAGCCGCGGGTCGTTGGAATTCATGTAGGCGTGATAATTGCGGTTCAACGAACTCAGGCCAGCCGTATCTGATTTGGCGCTCCTCAGACTTGCCTTTGCAGCATTGCCGGCCTTCGCGGGCTTACCCGCCTTTACGGCCTTGCTGGGTTTCTTGTCGTGAAAGAAAAGCGATTCGAGCGTCGGCGTGCTTGCAGTCCCAGTCTTGGAACTCGCCTTCGAATGCGCGTTGCCAGACTTGCCATGGTTCGAACCGGCGCTGCCATGGCTGCCTCCGTTGCCATTCCCATTGCCGTTGCCATTCCCATTCCCACCCCCGGAATTGCCGTTGCCATTTCCGCCCTTGGCGAAGGCCACATCCGATATCCCCAGCGAGGCGCCCGCCAGTGGAGCGACGGTCATGGCGAGCGCGAGGATGCTCCGGCCGACAAGTTTCCTGATAGGCATGTGATTGTCTCCTTGTTGAAGCAGCGATGCAAATCGCGGTCGCTGCAGATGAGCGGCATCAGTGGGGCGACAATAGCTCGCGCAGCGGCGCGATTCCATGATCCTCAGACCAATGCCGCGGCGGTTAGGACTTAAGTCCGATGGAGGGATTCCAAACGTCTGATAGTCGGGGCAGGACGAGCTCACCATTGACCGCCGCAGCGGAGACGGTAGGCTGTCTGCCAGATCGAAACGGGTCGCCCAGTTTATGCGACCAATCCCCGAGAATACTCGTGCGTCGGCCCAACCTGATTTCAAAGTGGAATTCGCAGTCGCTGGCCAAGCAGTTCCTGGTCATTGGCGGCGTCGTCTCGATCGTGGCGATGCTCCTGGTCGGGGCGTTCGTGACACGTATGATCGAAGACGCCGTTACACGCAATTCTGCCGCAACGACCGCCCTTTACGTGGACAGTGTCGTTGCTCCGCTGCTGCCTGACATGCAGACGAGCGAGGCGCTTGACGACACGGTCGCGAGAGCTCTGGACGAGACGCTCGGGCAAGGTGCGCTCGGAGACCGGCTTTTGTCATTCCGTTTGTGGCGGTCGGACGGAACCGTTCTCTATTCGAACGACAGGGCCATGGTCGGGAAGAGGTTCCCGCTTAGCGATGAACTCAAGACGGCCTTTGCCGGCAAGATGGCGGCGCAATTCAACGACCTCGATGATGTCGAGGACGAGACAGAACGCCTGGCCGGAAAACCGCTTTTGGAGATCTATAACCCTGTCCTTCAGCCCTGGTCGGGACAGGTGGTCGCCGTCTCCGAGTTTTACGAGATTGCCTACGACTTCCAGCACAGCCTGAACCGGGCCCGGCTTCATACGTGGCTCGCCGTGGCAGGCTTTACGCTCGTGTTCTTTGCCACGCTATCTGCGATTGTTCTAAGGGGCAGCCGGACGATCGAAAACCAGCGTCACGCGTTAAGGCAGCGGATTGACGATCTGTCCGCCCTACTCGCCCAGAACGAGGCTCTCCGGGAGCGTGTCCAGCGCGCGTCCGAGCGTGTCACGGCGTTGAACGAGAGCCATCTGCGGCGCATCGGCGCTGATCTTCACGATGGCCCGGCCCAGCTTATAGCCTATGCGTCGCTTCGGCTGGATAGTCGCACCGTCGTCGGCTCCCCGACCTCTCCGGCCAGGCGCGAGCAGGAGATCGCGTCCATCAAGGCAAGCCTCGACGAGGCCATGCACGAAATCCGCACGATTTGCAGCGGTCTGGTCTTGCCGCAGATCGAGGCTGCGAGTCTTTCGGAAATATTGGAGCGGAGTGTTCACGCGCATCGGCAGAGAACCGGAACGGTGGTCGACTTGGTCACATCCAGCACATCTGTTTGTCTGTCGCCGTCTGCGAAGATATGCGTCTACCGTTTCGTCCAGGAGGCGCTGAATAACGCGCATCGTCACGGCGGCGGTGGCCAGCACGTTATTCAACGCCTGCAGGGAAGGTGCGTCACTGTGGAGGTTGCAGACGATGGGCCGGGTTTCAACCCTGACGACGTCGGGCCTACCAGCCTTGGGCTTGCAGGCCTCAGGGAACGCGTTGAAAGTCTTGGCGGTACGTTCGAGATCACATCCGCGGCGCCAGGCACGATCGTCAGAATGACACTGAATACTGAGGAGGCCGAGCAAGTATGAGCGAAAAGATACGGGTCGCGGTTATCGACGATCATCCGTTGTTTAGAGAGGGCGTAACGAGGAGCTTGTCGGAGATCGACGGCTTCGAGGTGGTTGCCGAAGGCGGATCGAGGGATGACGCGTTGCGAATTGCAGAGAACCTGCAGCCTGACGTCATGCTCATCGACATTTCCATGCCCGGCGGGGGACTGAATGCGATTGATCCGATCCTTGAAGTATCACCGTCGCAGAAGATCATTATGTTGACGGTCTCTGAAGCCAACGACGACGTTACCGGCGCCTTGAAAGCGGGGGCGAAAGGTTATGTTCTCAAGGGTGTCGGCTCCAGGGCGCTTGCCGACATCATCCGTACGGTGGCTGCGGGGGACGGATATGTCGCGCCGACGCTGTCCGCCAAGTTGCTTCACAATCCACCCCCGTCTTCTGATGCTGACGCAATTGCGGCGCTTACCGCACGCGAGCACGAAGTTCTGAGCCTCGTCGCGACAGGACTTAGCAATAAGGAGGTGGCCAGAAAACTCGACCTGCACGAGAAAACGATCAAGCATCACATGACACAGGTCATGGCGAAACTTGACGTCAATAACAGGACCGAGGCGGCGATGGTCCTTCGCGATGCCGTTGATCGAAAGCTGGTCAGGGACTGAACGACCGAAGCCGCTTTACATCATCAAAGGTGGCGCGCCGATTGACGATCGTGCGTCCTTTCGCGTCCTTCATGACGTAGCGTCCCCTTTTGATCTCCTCGCTCATTCCATCGACGTGACGCACTTCGAGCGAGGAGTTGTCGCTTGTCGTAGCTGATGCACCAGAGTTCTTTCCGGAAGAGCCGTTGCTCGAGCCGCTGTTCCCATTGCCGCTGCTGTTTCCATTCCCTCCGCCGTTGCCTCCGCCATTGCCTCCGCCGTTGCCATTGCCCCCGCCGTTGCCACCCCCATTCCCGTTGTTTCCACTCTTGGCCAGAGCAGACTGGGCGGTCACGCCGAATGCGGATCCGGCAATTTCGATCTTGTAGGGAAGAACCGAAAGGGAAGCGCCGACCGAAGCCCAACACAAGATGGCTAGAAAATTCCGACGCGTAGTCATCGCTGTTACCTGACGCGGGTCAGCACCCACATCCTTTGTGATAATTAAAGGGCGCACTTGGAGCAATGGCGGACATTCGGCTCGAGACGGCGGGCAAAACCTGCTGAGCAAATTTACGTGCAGCCAAGATTCGAAGCCGAAAAACTCCAGCCCAAGCTCCATGAGATTGCTCATGTCGGATGCTGGCCGTCAACCCTCGATACGCCGGATTGAAGGTCATCAGACCTTTCCCATGGGCGGGATCAGACTTTCGTCCGCTAGCGTTAAGACTAAGGTCCGAGGACAGACGAGGACTTGGAGGGCATGATCAACCCACGAGAGATATGTGTTCGCGTACTCTCGTTTTTCATGAAATTTAGGTCGGTGTTCCGGAGACCGCAATGATCCCTCAATGGCAGGTGTTTCTGAACCGAGTCCATCCCCCGGGCGCGGTTGCAAGTTTCTCGGCTGCTGCGTTCGAACTTGCGATCGCAATCAACCTCCGTCTCGCCCTGAGACTCATCAAACCCACAGCGGAGTGTCTTGCCAGGGTCGATGAGGTCTATGAGTGCGCAAAAGCCTACGGCGAGTTGCGGGAAGCCGGTTCAGCGTTTACCGTCAATGCGGAAAGAAAGTTGGCTGAGGCTTTAAAATTGCTGACGGCCGAAATGCGGGCGTGTGATCCTGAACGCAGGGCCGATGACATTCTTGTAGGGCCAACGTTGAGAGAGAAACCTGCCGATTCATTGAGCCAAATATAGGCCGAGGGCACGGAGTCGCCTTTGACGCCGTCCTACTGCTTCCGGGAGACGTGTTCCGGTTTTCCTTTTGTCTTGGTCGCGGCGAACTCCTCGAGCTGTTTCTCGCTCATGGATTCAACCATCTGCTTGGACGCCCCCTTAAGCTCGCTTTTCGGTATTTCGCCGCGCTTTGCTGCGAGAGCTGCTCCAGCCGCCTTCTGCTGTGCTTTGGATTTTGCTGGCATGTCGGTTTCTCCCTTCCACGCTCAACTCCCGCCGGGAAGGATAGTTCCTGAGCCAGGTCGACCAGACGCCAGACTAAGCTCGACCATGCCGGCTTGGTTGCTCGCGGAAACGCTTTACGGACGTACCGGCTGGCCGCTTTCGGCGGCGGCGAGAATGGCATCAATGAGGCGGTGAACCTTTAGCGCCTCGCGCCCGGTCACGCGCGGCTCGCCTCCATGCTCGATAGCGTCGAGGAAATCGGCAAGCACGGCGCGGTGATGGTCGTGCGGGAAGGCCATAGGATCGGCGCCGGCACCACCGGCTGCTTTGTCTTCGATTGAAATTTCGGTTCCATCGTGGAAGGAAGCGGCAAGACTTCGCCCGCCGAGGCGGGCCATGCCGCGGGTGCCGATGACGTCGATCTCGTCCGGATAACCGGGGTAGGCGCAGGTGGTGGCGCTCACCGTCCCGATTGCTCCGCTTGCGAAGCGGATGGCCGCCATTGCCAGATCTTCCGTCTCCATGCGGTGCACCTTGCTGGTTGCCGCATAGGCTCTGACCTCCTCCGGAAGGCCGGCGAGCGAAACCAGAAGGTCAAGTGTGTGGATGGCCTGGGTGAGAAGCACGCCGCCGCCATCACGAGCCCGAGTGCCGCGTCCCGGCTGGTCATAATAGCTTTGCGGCCGCCAGTTGTGGAGGCGCGCCGAAGCGCTGGCGATCTCGCCGAGGCGCCCTTCATTGATCAGTCCCGCAAATGCCATGCTGACCGGACGAAAGCGATGCTGAAGAACGATGCTAAGCTTTATCCCGGCATGCTCCGCCACCTCGACCAGCGCCCGCGCCCGCTCCTGCGTGATCTCCAGCGGCTTTTCGAGAAGCACGTGCTTGTGTGCTTCGGCTGCTCGCCGTACCAGTTCGAGGTGCGTATTGGGCGGCGTCAGGATCATGACCGCAACTATCGACGGGTCGCTGAATATCGTCTCGGCGTCGTCGCAAGTCAAAAAACCGTAGGTCTCTGAAAATGCTTTCCGCCTCGCAGGCGTCGGGCTGAAGGCGGCAGTGACCTCCACTCTGTCCTTAAGATCGAGCAGCCCTTTGGCATGCGGCGCTGCGGCCATGCCGAGACCGATCAACCCGATGCGCAATTTTGCCATCTCAGTCCCTCCGTCAGCCCTTCAATCGATCAACACAGGAACGCCCGCATTCACCTGCTTGTCAATGTTGCGTTGTCGCCTCGTCTGCATGTTCCCTGCTTGTTTTTCTGCCGTACGGGGCGCAAGAATTCATCATACAAGTACATAGGTTTTGTATGTTGACATTACATCTTGCTGGCCCTAGCCATAGAGGGCCGGTTGGAGGAGCGGCTTCCTAATTCGCGCAACTTCTCAATCGTGCCGGACCACCAGTGTCTGGTCGTGGACTATCGCCGGAAGGAGGCAAAGCGTGCAGGGGGACTTTTCCTTTGGACTCTCAAAGCAGGCGTACCGGCTCTGAAAAATTAAATCGTCATGCAAATCGGGAGGAGAGCATGAAAAGCTTTGTTAAACTGGCGGCGGGTCTTATTGTTGCCGCCTCGTTCATGAGCAGCGCGGCCAGCGCTCAAACGGTCCTGAAATCGTCCGATACTCATCCGGATGGCTATCCGACCGTCGAGGGCGTCAAGTATTTCGGCGAGCTGGTGAAGGAGCGCACGGGCGGCCGCTACGCCGTCGAAGTCTACCATTCCGCGCAGCTCGGCGAAGAGAAGGACACGATCGAGCAGGTGCGTTCGGGCGTGATCGAGCTGAACCGCATCTCGATGGCGCCGTTCAACGGGACGGTGAAGGAAACCATCGTGCCGGCGCTGCCCTATATCTTCCGTTCAGAAGAACACATGCACAAGGTCATGGACGGCGCGATCGGCGACCAGATCAAGAAGGCGTTCGAACCAGCCGGCCTCGTGGTGCTGGCATATTATGACGCAGGCGCACGCTCTTTCTATAACAAGACGAAACCGATCGCCTCGGTTGCCGACATGAAAGGCCTCAAGTTCCGCGTTATCCAGTCCGACATCTTCGTCGACATGGTGGCGGCCCTCGGCGCCAACGCCACGCCGATGCCCTATGGCGAAGTCTACTCGGGGATCGAAACGGGCGTCATCGACGGCGCGGAAAACAACTTCCCGAGCTACGACACCGCCAAGCACGCGGAAGTTGCGAAGAACTACTCGCTTGACGAGCACACGATCCTGCCGGAGGTGTTCGTCATGAACAAGGCCGCTTTCGACAAGCTGACGCCGGAGGATCAGGAGATCTTCAAGCAGGCAGCCAAGGACAGCGTCGCCAAGCAGCGCGAGCTCTGGGCAGCCAAGGTCGCTGAATCGCGTGCCAATGTCGAAAAACTCGGCGCGCAGATCACCATGCCGGACAAGCAGGGGTTCATCGACGCCATGGCCCCGGTTTACGAGAAGCACGTCACCAACGACGTGCTGAAGAAGATGGTCGAGGATGTAAAAGCGGTGCAGTAGCCGCGCCTTGCGTCCCTTTTTTTGCAGGAGGCGGCGTCAGGCTACCGGGGTGGCGGTTATCTCCACCCCGGTTCATCTGCCGTTTCACGCAAATCTTGATCGATCCTCCCCATAAGGGAGAGTGAACGCCCAAATTCGACGAGGCCCTTATGTCGAACAACCTGACACCCGTCACCAATTTCCTGACGCGCCTGAGCAACGCCGCACTGTGGCTCGCTGGCGCCGGCCTGGTGCTGATGACAGCCTTCGTCGCCTGGCAGGTATTTTGCCGTTACGTGCTGAACGACTCGCCGAGTTGGACGGAGCCGGGTTCGGTCATGCTGATGAGTTGGTTCATCTTCCTCGGCGCCGCCATCGGCATCCGGGAGAACAACCATCTTGGTTTCGACGTGCTGCTCTACGTGCTGCCGAAATCCGGCAAGCGCGTCCTGCGCATGATCTCGGACGTGGTCATCCTGGCCTTCGGCGCCGGCATGATTTGGTACGGCGGTGCGCTTATGAGCCTGACCTGGAACACCACCTTGCCGTCCCTGGGTATTTCCGGCGCGTTCGACTATCTGCCGCTCGCCGCCGGCGGTGTGCTTGCCGTGATCTTCTCGCTGGAGCGCATCGTGCTTCGTCTCGCCGGCGAACCGATCGACGATGCGCTGGATGAGATTTTGCCCGCCGAGATCGCCGTCGAGATCGAAAACATCAATGCCGACCCGAACGTCAAATTGAAAGTGTAGTTGCGATGGAACTCTGGATCCTATTCGGTGTCTTCACCACCCTGATGCTGATAGGCACGCCGATCGCCTTCTGCCTCGGGGTTGCCAGCTTCGGAACGGTGGTCTACATGGGCCTACCGCCGCTCGTCGTCTTCCAGCGGCTCAATTCCGGCATGAGCGTGTTTTCGCTGCTCGCCATCCCCTTCTTCATCTACGCCGGCGACTTGATGGTACGCGGCGGCATCGCGAGCCGCATTGTTGCCTTCGCCGCGTCCCTGGTCGGCCACGTGCGCGGCGGTCTCGGCCAGGTCAACATCGTCACCGCGACGCTGTTCGGCGGCATTTCCGGTTCGGCGGTGGCAGAAGCCGCAGCCGTCGGCGGCCTGATGATCCCGCAGATGAAGCAGCGCGGCTATGGCGCGGACTATGCGGTCAACGTGACCTCGATGGCGGCGCTGATCGCGCTGCTCCTGCCGCCCTCCCACAACATGATCATCTATTCGATCTCCGCAGGCGGCAAGATCTCCATCGCCGACCTGTTCACCGCCGGCATACTACCCGGCATCTTGCTCGCAGTTGCACTCATGGTGACCGCCTACATCGTCGCGCGCTCGCGCGGCTACCCGACGGAGCCGTTCCCCGGCTTTGCCGTGGCGGCGCATCTGCTCGCTGTCGCGCTGCCCGGGCTTCTGCTGATCGCCATCATCTTCGGCGGGGTGAGGTCCGGCATCTTCACGGCGACGGAAAGCTCGTGCATCGCTGTGCTCTACGCGCTGCTGATAACCTTCTTCGTCTACCGGCAGATGAGCTGGAAAGACTTCGTCCACGCCACGCAAGGCGCCGTGCGCACGACGGCAATGGTGCTTTTGATCATCGGCACCGCCGCCGCCTTCTCCTGGCTGATGGCCTTCCTCAAGGTGCCGGCCTCGCTGGTGACCTGGATGAAGACCGTCGCCGACGATCCACTGACGGTGTTGATGCTGCTCAATGTCCTGATGCTTTTGCTCGGCACGTTCATGGACATGGGACCGACCATCATCATCTGTACGCCGATATTCCTACCGGTGGCGCAGGCCTACGGCGTCGATCCGGTGCATTTCGGCGTGATCATGATCCTGAATTTCGGCATCGGGCTGAACACGCCTCCAGTCGGCGCCGTGCAATTCGTGGCTTGTGCGGTCGGCAAGATTTCCGTCTGGGAGGCTATGCGCTCGATCTGGCCGTTCTACGGCGCCGGCCTGGTGGTGCTCGGACTGGTCACCTACATCCCGGCAATTTCGCTGTGGCTACCGGCTGTGTTCAAATAGGAGAGCGACATGGCGGCCGATATAGCCGTTGATTTGAGGGTCGAGCGAAGGCCGAAACTCTCCGAAAGCGTGGTTTCGGCCATCCGTGCTCAGGTCTTGTCCGGGGAATACGCGCCCGGCCAGAAGCTACCCACGGAGAGCCGGATGGGCGAGCTCTTCGGCGTCAGCCGCACCGTTGTCCGCGAGGCGATTGCGACCCTTGCCGCCGATGGACTTGTCGAGGCGCGGCAAGGCGCCGGCGTCTTCGTCAAGGACCACCCGACGATTGCTTTCGGTTCGATCACCCTTGATGTCGGCAACAAGATCTCCCACGCGCTTAACGTGATCGAGGTGCGCATGGGACTGGAGATCGAAAGCGCGGGGCTTGCCGCACTGCGGCGCAATGCCGCTCAGGAGGCTCAAATCCAGGAAGCTTTCTTCGAATTCGACCGGCTGCTTGAGCGCGGCGAGGCAACGGGCAAGAGCGACTTCGCTTTCCATCGCACAATTGCGGCCGCCACTAATAATACCTACTACGTAGAAGTTCTCGATGCGCTCGGCATGCGGGCGATCCCCTGCGACGTCGCTTCCCCTTGGGGTACAGACAGCATGCTATCGCGTAACTATCAGGAAGGCCTGCAACGAGAGCATCTGGCAATTCTGAAGGCGATTTCTGCCAATAACCCGGAAGCCGCCCGCGCCGCCATGCGTGCTCACCTGACCGCCAGCCAGGAACGCTATCGCGCCCTGCTCAGCGGCCAGCAGGCCAAATGGATTTCAGGAACGACCAAGCGCAAGGGCTGATCTCCTTTTCCTCCAACCCGATAGCAACCGGTGTTGGCAAGAGGCACGTTGTGACCCGAAGTAAAGTAACGAGAACTTAGCGTGGAACGGAAGCTCGCTGCGATCATGGCCGGCGACATCGCCGGATATAG from Rhizobium sullae includes:
- a CDS encoding FadR/GntR family transcriptional regulator, translated to MAADIAVDLRVERRPKLSESVVSAIRAQVLSGEYAPGQKLPTESRMGELFGVSRTVVREAIATLAADGLVEARQGAGVFVKDHPTIAFGSITLDVGNKISHALNVIEVRMGLEIESAGLAALRRNAAQEAQIQEAFFEFDRLLERGEATGKSDFAFHRTIAAATNNTYYVEVLDALGMRAIPCDVASPWGTDSMLSRNYQEGLQREHLAILKAISANNPEAARAAMRAHLTASQERYRALLSGQQAKWISGTTKRKG
- a CDS encoding TRAP transporter large permease yields the protein MELWILFGVFTTLMLIGTPIAFCLGVASFGTVVYMGLPPLVVFQRLNSGMSVFSLLAIPFFIYAGDLMVRGGIASRIVAFAASLVGHVRGGLGQVNIVTATLFGGISGSAVAEAAAVGGLMIPQMKQRGYGADYAVNVTSMAALIALLLPPSHNMIIYSISAGGKISIADLFTAGILPGILLAVALMVTAYIVARSRGYPTEPFPGFAVAAHLLAVALPGLLLIAIIFGGVRSGIFTATESSCIAVLYALLITFFVYRQMSWKDFVHATQGAVRTTAMVLLIIGTAAAFSWLMAFLKVPASLVTWMKTVADDPLTVLMLLNVLMLLLGTFMDMGPTIIICTPIFLPVAQAYGVDPVHFGVIMILNFGIGLNTPPVGAVQFVACAVGKISVWEAMRSIWPFYGAGLVVLGLVTYIPAISLWLPAVFK